GCCGAAGCCGACAGGCGGCTTCGGCCCTTTCTTGCATGGCGAGGCAGGGTTCAGGTTTTCATCCGTTCCACCCGGCGGAGCACGGCCTCCAGGGTGCGCCGGGGAATGCGCAGATGGACGCTCTGCTCGTGGTCGACGATCTGGATCACGAGGCAGGAGCCTTCCTGGGCGACGCGGACCTTGTGCCGGGGAGCGTCGACGGAGACCAGGACGACTTCCGGCAGCCGCGGGAGGCTGTCGGCCAGCAGGCCGGCCAGCGCGCCGTAGGGCGCGAACGTCTCGCGGGCCTGGTCGGGCATGAGCCGGCCGGGGAGCATGGCGAGAGCCACGTCCACGATGCCCGCGGGCAGGACCAGCCGCACACGGCCGCCATGGGGCCCCGGTGCGCTGATTTCCACGGAAAGGGTGCCGGCTCGAGCCACGGTCGCCCCGGCCCAGGCCAGGCTCGCCGCCAGCAGCAGGACCATCACCGCCAGCAGCAGGACCATCACCGCCGGCAGCAGGATCGGCCGCATCCGGGGCGGGCGCTGCATCATTCGGTCCGGGCCTTCGCGTCGATCCAGATGCGGACGTGGGAGCCGTCCTCCTCCACCGTCACCAGGTCGCCGCGGTAGCGGCCCAACTCACGCAGAGCGGCGAGGAGGTCCAACTCCTCACCCTCGCCGGAGGCCAGGGCGCCGAACACCGCCATCGGCAGCGTGAGCCGGATGCGGTTCGTGTCTCCCTCGTCCACGTGGACCAGGAGCCGCTCGTTCTCCTTGGCCACCCGCACCTTTTGCTCGGTGTCATCGAGGGTGACGAACTCGCCGTCCGGGGTGCGGGTGAGCACGTCGAGCAGGCCCCGGAGGTCGATCTTCCCCAGTTCGGGGATCGGGTCGAGTCGAAGGCGGCCTTCCTCGAGGAACTCGTGGTCGACCAGGGGCAGAATCTGTTCGATCCATGGGAACGGGATGTTGAACTCGGCGGTCTCGCCGCGTTCGCCCCCTTCGTCGACGCGGACATGGATCCAGAGGTCTTCGGCCGCGGCCAGGGGTATCGCGGCCAGGGCGATCATGGTGACGATGGCGGTCCACTTGCGCATGCCTGTCTCCTTGGCCCGGGTCCTTCGAAAGAGGCTCGGTGGGCTCTCGTTGGCGTTTTCACCCCTGAAACGCCGGGGACCGGCCGGGAGTTACAGGAAATCCCGCCGCTGAGCAGGCGGATCCGACCGCTCGGCCCCGGGAGGCTCAACGCAGGCGGCAGCGGGACCGATGGGCGGCGGCGGCCCGTGAGATTTCCATGCGCTGGAGGTGGCGTCGGAAGGCTTCGAGTTCGGCGCCGGCCAGGCGGCGGCCGGCGGGCAGCTCCACGCGCAGGGGATGGACTTGCCGGCGGTCGACCAACACCTCGTAGTGCAGATGGGGTCCGGTGACCCGACCGGTGGATCCCACGAAGCCGATCACCTGGCCTTGCCGGACCCGGGCACCGACGCGAACCCCCCGCGCGATGGCCCGCAAGTGCGCGTAGGCGGTTTCATAGACCGAATTGTGTCGCAGGCGGATGTAACGTCCGTAGCTGCCATTCCAACCCGCCGCGACCACCCGTCCGTCACCGGCGGCGTAGATCGGGGTTCCCGGGGGGGCGGCGAAGTCCAGCCCCCGGTGCATGCGGGAGTAGCCCAGCACCGGGTGACGGCGGCGTCCGAAGCTGCTGCTCAGGCGGGCACCGTCGATGGGCGTGCGCATCAGTGTGCGCCGTGCCGAGCGTCCTTCGGCGTCGAAGAACTCGTCGCGTCCGCCCTCCCCGCCGGTGAAGCGATAGAGGCGATGTTCGCGATCTGAAAGCATCAGGCCGGCGGCGAGCAGGGCGCCGGGGCGTCGCCGGCCGGTGGCCAGGTCGGTGACTTCTTCCCAGAGCACCGTGAAGCGGTCGCCCCGGCGGATCTCGCGCTGGAAGTCGACGTCGAAACTCAGGGCCCGGATCATCCGGGAGAGTGTCGCCGGCGGTACTCCGGCGGCGCGGGCCGAAGCGTAGAGGCTCACCCCGATGCGCCCTGCGGCCCAGCGCGGTGCGGAGACCAGCGGGTGTTCGACCTGCCGGGCGGCGAAGATCCCTTCACCGCGGGCCAGGACTTCGATGTGACGGCCGAAGCCGGTGGCCACCGCCAGCCGAGCCAGCCGCGGGGGGGATCCCGGGGACCACTCGAAACTCAGCCGCTGGCCGGGACGCAGTTCGGAGGGCGACAGCCAGGGGCGGATGGCGCGCACCACTTCCGCGCTGGCCCGCGGGTCGAGGCCGGCTCGACCCAGCAGGACGGCGAGCGTGTCGCCGCGCCGTACCTCGAGTTCGAGCTGTTCGCGGCTCTCGGCGGGAGGCGGGCTTTCCCGTCCCAGGACAGGGACAGCCGGCGGCAGGAGAACCATGGCGGTC
The Acidobacteriota bacterium DNA segment above includes these coding regions:
- a CDS encoding peptidoglycan DD-metalloendopeptidase family protein, whose amino-acid sequence is MHACRSLALAALTAMVLLPPAVPVLGRESPPPAESREQLELEVRRGDTLAVLLGRAGLDPRASAEVVRAIRPWLSPSELRPGQRLSFEWSPGSPPRLARLAVATGFGRHIEVLARGEGIFAARQVEHPLVSAPRWAAGRIGVSLYASARAAGVPPATLSRMIRALSFDVDFQREIRRGDRFTVLWEEVTDLATGRRRPGALLAAGLMLSDREHRLYRFTGGEGGRDEFFDAEGRSARRTLMRTPIDGARLSSSFGRRRHPVLGYSRMHRGLDFAAPPGTPIYAAGDGRVVAAGWNGSYGRYIRLRHNSVYETAYAHLRAIARGVRVGARVRQGQVIGFVGSTGRVTGPHLHYEVLVDRRQVHPLRVELPAGRRLAGAELEAFRRHLQRMEISRAAAAHRSRCRLR